One window of the Bradyrhizobium sp. NP1 genome contains the following:
- a CDS encoding glycosyltransferase family 87 protein: MLRFPSLRAPLDVLFIICCVVLTLDVLGPEIWGHGKTKDYPLWYWAGQQVLQGKDLYPHNIGGYFDFLYPPLPAVMLALPSWFGKIVLYTCLSLVNIIAWWMTGQLSNAMTGSGRTPGPWLFALPAFVTVTFVFDMFDLGQPNLVLLALMLYGFWLMQHKRPWFAGLMFALATAIKVFPVAVLPYLAWRRQWAALASMVLFTALLLFVVPGPFRGFERNAAELKTWYQGMVASSSEKGFGQRAEQNWSWVNQSIIAVTHRLTRPINYNQEDPAKPARTMNVVDLDYQTANLVVLVISLLLGLGFLAVMPRASQRTVRSDAEELGILFCLMTVASPLARQYYFMWLFFPVTVLIHRAAFDPREKVRAWTWAILAAAGVLVALSLPLFPHDIQAYGNNLAATALLAGGLVWHILHPPAAGPDAAAALQDRPASRDHAEKSPSG; this comes from the coding sequence GTGCTGAGATTCCCATCGTTGCGAGCGCCGCTCGACGTCCTGTTCATCATCTGCTGCGTCGTGCTGACGCTCGATGTGCTGGGGCCGGAGATCTGGGGCCACGGCAAGACCAAGGACTATCCGCTGTGGTACTGGGCCGGCCAGCAGGTGCTGCAGGGCAAGGACCTCTATCCGCACAATATCGGCGGCTACTTCGATTTCCTCTATCCGCCGCTGCCGGCTGTCATGCTTGCTTTGCCGAGCTGGTTCGGCAAGATCGTTCTCTATACCTGCCTGTCGCTGGTGAACATCATCGCCTGGTGGATGACGGGCCAGCTCTCCAACGCGATGACCGGGTCCGGCCGGACCCCGGGGCCGTGGCTGTTCGCGCTGCCGGCCTTTGTCACCGTCACCTTCGTGTTCGACATGTTCGATCTCGGGCAGCCGAACCTCGTGCTGCTCGCGCTGATGCTGTACGGGTTCTGGCTCATGCAGCACAAGCGGCCGTGGTTCGCAGGGCTGATGTTCGCGCTGGCGACCGCGATCAAGGTGTTTCCGGTCGCGGTGCTGCCGTATCTCGCCTGGCGTCGGCAATGGGCGGCTCTGGCAAGCATGGTACTGTTCACGGCCCTGCTGCTGTTCGTCGTGCCGGGGCCATTTCGCGGCTTCGAGCGCAACGCTGCCGAGCTCAAGACCTGGTATCAGGGCATGGTCGCATCGAGCTCGGAGAAGGGGTTCGGTCAGCGCGCCGAACAGAACTGGTCCTGGGTCAACCAGTCGATCATCGCGGTGACGCATCGGCTGACGCGGCCGATCAACTATAACCAGGAAGACCCGGCCAAACCCGCGCGCACCATGAACGTGGTCGATCTCGATTACCAGACCGCGAACCTCGTGGTGCTTGTGATCTCGCTCCTGCTCGGGCTTGGCTTCCTTGCGGTGATGCCGCGCGCCTCGCAACGCACCGTGCGCTCCGACGCCGAGGAACTCGGCATCCTGTTCTGCCTGATGACGGTGGCCTCGCCACTGGCGCGCCAATACTACTTCATGTGGCTGTTCTTTCCGGTCACCGTCCTGATCCACCGCGCCGCCTTCGATCCGCGCGAGAAGGTGCGAGCCTGGACCTGGGCGATCCTCGCGGCCGCGGGCGTTCTGGTGGCCCTGTCGCTGCCGCTGTTTCCGCACGACATCCAGGCCTACGGCAACAACCTTGCCGCCACCGCCCTGCTCGCCGGCGGGCTGGTCTGGCACATCCTGCATCCGCCGGCCGCTGGCCCGGATGCCGCGGCGGCGCTACAAGATAGGCCAGCATCCCGCGACCACGCAGAAAAAAGTCCCTCCGGCTAA